One segment of Brassica napus cultivar Da-Ae chromosome C3, Da-Ae, whole genome shotgun sequence DNA contains the following:
- the LOC106361094 gene encoding protein EXECUTER 1, chloroplastic, with protein sequence MPSLSTPPSQNLAFSPAVAASATSSRLTPTKRPFYPHRLSDPAALCRCSSSSGGNSPSADDDPPRWDAAIQDVLKSAIKRFDSVLSWYSTTGQGKDAGDDDDDVVSGEQGEESDWDWERWKKHFELIDEQDRLISVLKSQLNGAVKREEYEDAARLKVAVAAAATNDAVGRVMSSFNRAVLEERYKDAVYLRDKAGAGLVGWWSGISEDVKDPFGLIVQITAEHGRYVARSYNPRQLSTSATGAPLFEIFLTRDVKGNYRKQVVYLKWKEIFPDVPTMPSRSLNSPRFLTPPPGRKEDASNLAVESSEDEESDNSDDDSDLLEESSGFQTFLRDMIPGVKVKVMKVTAPGKVDKDFISKVIEQIADDEEDEEDEDEDEEKDFDIEEIEVEEGTKAESEDKNADIELESVTDEIIDNNGGREIAVKFVIGDIVDRLSGNQPLKESLRSPANLESVEKSSFYLRLEKDLNVQQESKGVESTLLDGKGNRQSRRRIDNIMVDLAKSIEKEKKISLKMLKDVGELLSLTLSQAQNRQQLSGLTKFRRIDVTPSPDPLDGLYIGAHGLYTSEVIHLKRKFGQWKGGKESKKSTEIEFYEYVEAVKLTGDPYVPAGKVAFRAKIGRRYELPHRGLIPEEFGVIARYKGQGRLADPGFRNPRWVDGELVILDGKYVKGGPVVGFVYWAPEYHFVMFFNRLRLQS encoded by the exons ATGCCTTCCTTATCTACGCCTCCGTCGCAAAACCTCGCCTTCTCCCCCGCCGTAGCGGCTTCCGCCACCTCATCAAGGCTCACTCCCACCAAAAGACCGTTTTACCCTCATCGTCTCTCGGATCCTGCCGCACTCTGCCgctgctcctcctcctccggtgGAAATTCGCCCTCCGCCGATGATGACCCTCCTAGATGGGACGCTGCGATCCAGGATGTCCTTAAGAGCGCCATCAAGCGCTTCGATTCGGTCCTGAGCTGGTACAGCACCACGGGTCAGGGTAAGGATGCtggagacgacgacgacgacgtcGTTTCGGGGGAGCAAGGTGAGGAAAGTGATTGGGATTGGGAGCGATGGAAGAAGCATTTCGAACTAATTGACGAGCAAGACCGTCTCATCTCCGTCCTAAAG TCGCAATTGAATGGAGCTGTTAAACGAGAAGAGTATGAAGATGCTGCGAGGCTCAAGGTGGcagttgctgctgctgctacgAATGATGCTGTTGGCAGAGTGATGTCCAGCTTCAAT AGAGCTGTTCTTGAAGAGCGTTACAAGGATGCAGTTTACTTACGAGACAAAGCTGGTGCTGGGTTG GTAGGGTGGTGGTCGGGGATTTCGGAAGATGTCAAAGATCCTTTTGGTCTTATCGTTCAAATCACCGCAGAGCATGGAAGATATGTGGCAAGAAGCTATAACCCTCG GCAGCTTAGTACATCTGCTACGGGTGCTCCTCTTTTTGAAATCTTTCTGACACGAGATGTAAAAGGAAACTACAGAAAACAG GTTGTATACTTAAAATGGAAGGAGATTTTTCCAGACGTTCCAACAATGCCTTCCAGATCTCTGAACTCTCCCAGGTTCTTGACTCCACCACCGGGTAGGAAGGAAGACGCAAGTAATCTCGCGGTGGAGAGTAGTGAAGATGAAGAGAGTGATAACTCAGACGACGATTCTGATCTCCTCGAGGAATCTTCTGGTTTCCAGACGTTCCTGCGAGATATGATCCCTGGGGTCAAAGTCAAGGTTATGAAAGTGACTGCGCCTGGAAAGGTGGACAAGGATTTCATCTCAAAAGTTATTGAGCAGATagctgatgatgaagaagacgaagaagatgaagatgaagatgaagagaagGACTTTGATATAGAAGAGATAGAAGTGGAAGAGGGAACTAAGGCGGAAAGTGAGGATAAAAACGCTGACATTGAATTGGAGTCTGTGACTGATGAGATCATTGACAACAACGGAGGGAGAGAAATCGCGGTTAAGTTTGTGATAGGCGATATTGTTGATAGGCTTTCTGGAAACCAACCTCTTAAAGAGTCACTACGGTCACCTGCAAATCTGGAATCTGTGGAGAAGTCTTCGTTTTATCTTCGGTTAGAGAAAGATTTGAACGTACAACAAGAGTCCAAGGGTGTGGAGAGTACTTTACTTGATGGAAAAGGTAACAGGCAAAGTAGACGCAGGATTGATAACATTATGGTTGATCTGGCCAAGTCCattgagaaagagaagaagatttcTCTCAAG ATGCTTAAGGATGTTGGGGAGCTACTAAGCCTCACTCTCAGCCAGGCTCAAAACCGTCAACAGTTGTCGGGTTTGACGAAGTTCCGGCGCATTGATGTGACTCCATCACCAGATCCTCTAGATG GGTTATATATTGGCGCACATGGTCTGTATACATCAGAAGTAATTCATTTGAAACGCAAATTCGGCCAGTGGAAAGGTGGGAAGGAGTCTAAGAAGTCAACAGAAATTGAATTCTATGAATATGTAGAAGCCGTGAAGTTAACTGGAGATCCTTATGTACCTGCTGGGAAG GTAGCATTTCGCGCAAAGATTGGTAGACGTTATGAGCTTCCACATAGAGGTCTCATCCCTGAAGAATTTGGAGTG ATTGCTAGATACAAGGGACAAGGTAGGCTTGCTGATCCTGGATTCCGTAATCCAAGATGGGTAGATGGCGAGCTTGTTATCCTGGATGGCAAG TATGTAAAAGGAGGACCTGTCGTTGGATTTGTATACTGGGCACCTGAATATCACTTTGTGATGTTCTTCAACCGCCTGAGACTTCAATCCTAG
- the LOC106358973 gene encoding uncharacterized protein LOC106358973 yields MSSLRLKLEMISNWGVGGAFILLFHTVVNPDPISPLIAEYVPFSGDKRYATTQGVFRGSTVSHGFVSKPYALHEKIPWWRRCLYLTSGSLRSLYSTQELDGVSVALIIQGLDAAVVGGGEKKGMDGKLVGREGIVVGNEGKVGIENGEVEVGIVGRVGCGNVDGNGGIEVGMVGRVGCGNVDGNGGIEVGMVGRVGCGMVDGNGGSPVVGIGMFGI; encoded by the exons ATGAGTTCTCTCAGACTCAAGTTGGAGATGATTTCAAATTGGGGCGTTGGAGGAGCTTTCATTCTTCTCTTTCACACGGTAGTGAATCCAGATCCCATTTCTCCACTG ATTGCAGAGTATGTTCCCTTTAGCGGTGATAAAAGGTATGCTACAACGCAA GGTGTTTTTAGAGGGTCGACGGTAAGCCATGGATTTGTTTCCAAACCTTATGCACTTCATGAGAAAATTCCGTGGTGGCGAAG GTGCTTGTACTTGACATCTGGGTCTTTGAGAAGTCTCTATTCCACACAAGAACTTGATGGTGTCTCTGTGGCC CTAATCATTCAAGGACTCGATGCAGCTGTAGTAGGCGGAGGAGAGAAAAAGGGAATGGATGGGAAACTAGTGGGGAGAGAAGGGATTGTTGTTGGAAATGAAGGCAAAGTTGGCATTGAAAATGGAGAGGTGGAAGTGGGAATAGTTGGAAGAGTTGGTTGTGGTAATGTTGATGGCAATGGAGGAATTGAAGTGGGAATGGTTGGAAGAGTTGGTTGTGGCAATGTTGATGGCAATGGAGGAATTGAAGTGGGAATGGTGGGGAGAGTTGGTTGTGGCATGGTCGATGGCAATGGAGGTAGTCCCGTTGTTGGGATAGGCATGTTTGGAATTTGA
- the LOC106358974 gene encoding uncharacterized protein LOC106358974 — protein MTRRSVSWRLVTCLSSSPKLSLNVLCLVVTVFVLLQIWSFHITLQPILLPPSLLTYLNHHQQQQQPEVSHNDYLVEKLRESVTFLPLKDLRFSNKPLEGHTWFMSSLYDNQTKGEVQYQEFPSESSRERLLCLKGFDKHDGSWNYYALAWPQALPVNASLQEGLTFVSYNHYDYGNMWHGLSAMVPFVAWSLRNQCEKPHRWVLYHWGELRFNMGTWLKEIITATYDQEPEFVRFGDENTPVCFEKAVVMRHNEGGMSRERRIEVFDLIRCKARSYCNSSSKTSKPRIGMTLLMRTGPRSFKNISAVTNVFKRECKRVEGCELKIAYSNNLTFCEQVELMRNTDVLVSPHGAQLTNLVLMDRNSSVMEFYPKGWLKLAGVGQFVYQWGANWSGMKHEGAWRDPFGETCQFPDTDRRCMSVYKNAKIGYNETYFGDWTRSVLERVKKMKDVVERNHGYESLDGCMC, from the coding sequence ATGACTAGACGCAGCGTTTCATGGAGACTAGTCACTTGCTTATCCTCCTCTCCTAAGTTATCCTTGAATGTCTTGTGCCTTGTCGTCACAGTCTTTGTTCTTCTCCAAATATGGTCATTTCACATTACCTTACAACCCATTTTACTCCCTCCATCACTACTCACATATCTAAACCaccaccaacaacaacaacaacctgaAGTATCCCACAACGATTACTTGGTGGAGAAGCTACGCGAGTCGGTAACATTTCTTCCCCTAAAAGACCTTCGTTTTTCAAACAAACCACTCGAAGGTCATACATGGTTCATGAGCTCTCTCTATGATAACCAAACCAAAGGAGAGGTTCAATATCAAGAGTTTCCTTCAGAATCTTCCAGAGAAAGGCTTCTGTGCTTGAAGGGGTTTGATAAACATGATGGGTCATGGAACTACTACGCACTAGCTTGGCCTCAAGCTCTTCCGGTCAACGCTAGTCTCCAAGAGGGATTGACATTTGTTTCATATAATCATTACGATTACGGTAACATGTGGCATGGATTATCTGCCATGGTCCCGTTTGTTGCTTGGAGCTTAAGAAACCAATGTGAAAAGCCTCACAGATGGGTTTTATACCACTGGGGAGAACTCAGGTTCAACATGGGAACTTGGTTGAAAGAGATCATCACAGCTACTTATGATCAAGAACCAGAATTTGTACGGTTTGGTGATGAGAACACACCAGTTTGCTTTGAGAAGGCGGTTGTAATGAGACACAACGAAGGTGGCATGTCAAGGGAAAGAAGAATAGAAGTCTTTGATCTCATTAGATGCAAAGCAAGAAGTTATTGTAACAGCTCATCCAAGACCTCAAAACCTCGAATCGGTATGACATTGCTTATGAGAACCGGACCAAGATCGTTCAAAAATATTTCAGCCGTGACAAATGTTTTTAAGAGAGAGTGTAAGAGAGTAGAAGGGTGTGAACTAAAGATTGCTTATTCAAACAATCTAACATTTTGTGAGCAAGTGGAGCTAATGAGAAACACAGATGTGTTAGTGTCACCACACGGTGCACAACTCACTAACTTGGTTCTAATGGATAGGAATAGTAGTGTGATGGAGTTTTACCCTAAAGGATGGCTTAAGCTAGCAGGTGTTGGTCAGTTTGTGTACCAATGGGGAGCTAATTGGTCAGGAATGAAACATGAAGGAGCGTGGCGTGATCCATTTGGAGAAACATGTCAATTTCCTGATACTGATAGACGATGTATGTCGGTCTACAAGAATGCTAAGATAGGATACAACGAGACTTATTTTGGCGATTGGACGAGAAGCGTTTTGGAAAGAGTAAAAAAGATGAAAGATGTGGTAGAACGCAACCATGGTTATGAATCTTTAGATGGTTGTATGTGTTGA